From one Streptomyces sp. SCSIO 30461 genomic stretch:
- a CDS encoding SGNH/GDSL hydrolase family protein gives MADDSRSTTDTAFGSYAAIGDSFTEGVGDPGPDEQFVGWADRLAVLLDDRVPEHTFRYANLAVRGRLLDQIVAEQVPRAKELAPDLVTFCAGGNDIIRPGTDPDDVAERFERAVADLRASVGTVMVTTGFDTRGVPVLRHLRGKIATYTAHVRAIADRHGCPVLDLWSLRSVQDRRAWDDDRLHLSPEGHTRVALRAAQVLGIEVPADPDQEWPPLPPRNTLDVRRDDINWAREYLVPWIGRRLRGESSGDHVEPKRPDLLPL, from the coding sequence GTGGCAGACGATTCGAGATCGACAACAGACACGGCATTCGGGTCGTACGCGGCGATCGGTGACAGCTTCACCGAGGGCGTGGGGGATCCGGGGCCCGACGAGCAGTTCGTCGGCTGGGCAGACCGCCTCGCCGTGCTGCTCGACGACCGTGTACCGGAGCACACCTTCCGTTACGCCAACCTCGCCGTGCGCGGCAGGCTTCTCGACCAGATCGTGGCGGAGCAGGTCCCCCGAGCGAAGGAACTCGCCCCCGACCTGGTGACCTTCTGCGCGGGGGGCAACGACATCATCCGGCCCGGCACCGACCCCGACGACGTCGCCGAGCGCTTCGAGCGCGCCGTGGCCGACCTCCGCGCATCCGTCGGCACCGTCATGGTGACCACCGGGTTCGACACCCGTGGCGTGCCCGTACTCCGCCATCTGCGCGGCAAGATCGCCACGTACACCGCGCACGTACGGGCCATCGCCGACCGCCATGGCTGCCCGGTGCTCGATCTCTGGTCGCTCAGGTCCGTCCAGGACCGCCGCGCCTGGGACGACGACCGGCTCCACCTCTCACCGGAAGGCCACACCCGCGTCGCCCTGCGTGCCGCCCAGGTGCTCGGCATCGAGGTCCCCGCCGACCCGGACCAGGAGTGGCCCCCGCTGCCGCCCCGCAACACGCTGGATGTCCGCCGCGACGACATCAACTGGGCCAGGGAGTACTTGGTCCCGTGGATCGGCAGGCGGTTGCGAGGTGAGTCCTCGGGCGACCATGTGGAGCCGAAGCGTCCCGATCTGCTGCCTCTCTGA